In Papaver somniferum cultivar HN1 chromosome 1, ASM357369v1, whole genome shotgun sequence, a genomic segment contains:
- the LOC113353994 gene encoding MLO-like protein 2, with protein sequence MASTSGMGRTLRKRTISSNSMQGGVTGTRRGSNGHPPPEESRAAARELMLFGFLSLLLTVTKEPISKICIPKSSSETFLSCNYNKSLDENVFEEPSCLNKGKVSLISGDGVNQLQILIFILALYHVFSCVLTFSFGHLKMRSWKSWEEETRTLEYQFSNDPRRFRLTHQTSFAQRHLKFWSDHRLLRWPVCFLRQFYGSVSKTDYFTLRHGFLTAHFAEGSSFDFRMFLRRVLDEDLQVVVGTRILQPFLASFPSSSVGTKLQLIITKMCLESRDSASVVCGTLLVKPHDKFFWFSRPQLVLHLLHFILFQNSFQLAFFTWTWIKFGMRSCFHEETNNIVIRLVAGSLVHVLCGYVTLPLYALVTQMGSSMKKEVFTPTVIEGLKSWHNDAKGNKDGRKNNLKKLSPSHRVDNALCDNQELETVQIDNSSPQGTGYTQNPSAGHTAVEIMEEEVAYEKT encoded by the exons AATTAATGCTTTTTGGGTTCTTATCTTTGCTACTTACTGTAACAAAAGAGCCTATTTCAAAGATTTGTATCCCTAAAAGTAGTAGTGAAACTTTTCTTTCATGCAACTACAACAAGTCTTTAGACGAAAACGTCTTTGAAGAACCCTCATGCCTAAACAAG GGAAAGGTTTCTCTTATCTCCGGAGACGGAGTGAATCAACTTCAAATTCTAATCTTCATCTTGGCTCTTTATCATGTCTTCTCATGTGTTCTTACGTTTAGTTTTGGCCACCTAAAG ATGAGAAGTTGGAAGTCCTGGGAGGAGGAGACAAGAACGTTGGAGTATCAATTTTCAAACG ATCCAAGGAGATTCAGGCTCACCCATCAAACATCATTCGCACAGCGACATCTTAAGTTCTGGAGTGATCATCGTCTCCTTCGCTGGCCG GTCTGTTTCCTTCGTCAGTTCTATGGCTCAGTCTCTAAAACTGATTACTTCACACTCCGTCATGGATTCCTCACT GCTCACTTTGCAGAAGGCAGCAGTTTTGATTTCCGAATGTTTCTAAGGAGAGTTTTGGATGAGGACTTACAGGTGGTCGTGGGTACAAG GATTTTACAACCATTTCTGGCTTCCTTTCCTTCCTCTTCTG TTGGGACAAAATTACAATTAATCATAACCAAAATGTGCTTAGAAAGCCGTGATTCAGCTTCTGTTGTTTGTGGGACTTTGCTGGTGAAACCCCATGATAAGTTTTTCTGGTTCAGCCGGCCTCAGTtggttcttcatcttctacatTTCATCCTATTTCAG AACTCTTTTCAACTGGCATTCTTCACTTGGACATGG ATTAAGTTCGGAATGAGATCTTGCTTCCATGAAGAAACAAATAACATTGTTATAAGGCTCGTCGCTGGATCACTAGTTCATGTCCTTTGTGGATACGTAACACTACCTCTATATGCTTTGGTTACACAG ATGGGTTCATCGATGAAAAAAGAGGTATTCACGCCAACAGTTATTGAGGGTCTAAAGAGCTGGCATAACGACGCCAAGGGAAACAAAgatggaaggaaaaataatttgaAGAAACTGTCGCCTTCTCACAGAGTTGACAATGCACTGTGTGACAATCAAGAACTAGAAACCGTACAAATTGATAATTCTTCGCCACAAGGAACTGGCTATACACAAAATCCCTCAGCTGGACATACAGCAGTGGAAATAATGGAAGAAGAAGTGGCGTATGAAAAGACTTAA
- the LOC113307916 gene encoding uncharacterized protein LOC113307916, whose translation MREKGKTVFPKQKQHTDSDRFVKVKKKEKSLDAICEQVYNQHRVSKDENNAEEVGSDSGLLRRSTRARRAPMVLDASPSPPVRKRRGFDNGSGGGSVSFRNKDWIEDGLKKTSSSRSSENLDESSGWTSRLRSRAGNVNFALMGKSCSPRGKRKLIYDEDESGEGSEVNGSEMNNKKEEFKEATSTVVKENMVVNDETNGLKAHKADNQPTPSSDKVEQNNDMNVEDQNDTEVTPVSFRQETEEGEGQRAGSLKFDVKQSGSKYVETMAEFDEQLKKVGSEKEEGNQVNAVEMEEIQAEQLDICGSCEDKDTSLGDLGGEPVVDENNTKMDENSTKMDENNTKMDENNIKMDELKQFRTGTPYKTRIREGRRCGLCGGGTDGKPARKLVHYSAESDDEAYGGSSASEEINISYNVLDGFVDEPGWLGRLLGPINDRFGIAGVWVHQNCAVWSPEVYFAGLGCLKNVKAALCRGRSLKCSRCGRPGATIGCRVDRCPKTYHLPCARVEGCVFDHRKFLIACEDHRHFFQPHHLKWMKKLKIQKMKLEMMKISHDASRKDLEVEEKWLENCGEDEEFLKREGKRLHRDLLRIAPVYIGGSNSENEKIHQGWESVAGLQDVIQCMKEVVILPLLYPELFSTLGITPPRGVLLHGYPGTGKTLVVRALIGSCARGDKRIAYFARKGADCLGKYVGDAERQLRLLFQVAEKSQPSIIFFDEIDGLAPCRTRQQDQTHNSVVSTLLALLDGLKSRGSVIVIGATNRPEAVDPALRRPGRFDREIYFPLPSVKDRADILSFHTQTWPKPVNGALLKWISQQTVGFAGADLQALCTQAAMIALKRNCAWQDLMVLVAEKKANNDKCPPLPSFSVEERDWLDALACAPPPCSRREAGMAASDVVSSPLQTHLTPCLLQPLSHLLVSLFLDERIWLPPSLYKAAELIKNVIITALEKRHTCSKSWWCHLHDLVQEADIVEEIEKNLFRSGLLIGPSSVADSDVVDDDDANKENEKFELHKVNLAGARANLLSNVSYSSGRGSGFRVLVVGCPRSGQSHLASCLLHSFVGRVEIQKVNQATISQEGQGDVVQGVTRILLKCARAGLCIIYLPRIDLWAMEANNLVAESESDTSDNAYKSTDTTVAYDARRTASQAWNTFIEQVDSTCLSTSLIILATSEVPNQVLPFRISQFFTSHVSHCSKLAPSEHTVPRFLVQLDENFDCSMAINSSAKELSWRLVQHYVQLIHDRTHIANISKEHTVTAAVVDNPITEKYHKENGVVEEGSYAVTSGRRVYIGNQSQQHTSCDEPSPVVLRSTDHHEIEDTPGYSQDSVPKILPSRTLKGKPSLLCAISTFGYQILRYPHFSELCWTTSKLKEGPCTNINGPWKGWPFNACIIRPKISMESVAVSWDSSDTKNRENSGVVRGLIAVGMLAYQGAYTSVIEVSSNVRKVLELLVEQINAKISSGKDRNRFLRLLSQVAYLEDLVYSWAYTLQSLELDSRIPLSSTDAVLGGSSEFLTGSKPCILGISEKNSDEVKMHGQSPPRFVIKNDKCIDSITEFTNLGLLNSEVRTTVAMEQSEQSVFSDHSSPVLPQSSSLVANSLTVEITSTTCRKTNEFIGGLSEKHVSVAVHREGFESSNGVGQEEITFPSEDSVCNESGGNMNSRTESVSYHSNGLAMGETDISNRRVDIHDDPDKDVNSNSNKNSDVSAVSGVTCFYNCCSDCVYKINGLIQKLLIHEKEKKGNSWTVEDVHDAVSSLSVNLLSSVRKFCAAASAIGSEFLEDEVGPEGRENSCACPGVGHFNKTSGNRRSTGKGVVLSMECSCHIESKTITAKTDKCLNSQLELGLRFFFRNNVLIPLDSDKDVLFHCKVENLCLSSLIELVLKIKQPLD comes from the exons ATGCGAGAGAAGGGTAAAACTGTTTTTCCtaaacaaaaacaacacacagATTCTGATAGATTTGTCAAAgttaagaagaaagagaagagttTAGATGCTATTTGTGAACAAGTATATAATCAACATCGTGTTAGTAAAGATGAGAACAATGCCGAAGAGGTTGGATCAGACTCTGGATTACTTCGTAGGAGTACTCGTGCTAGGAGAGCACCTATGGTACTTGATGCATCCCCTTCTCCTCCTGTAAGAAAGAGGCGTGGATTTGATAATggcagtggtggtggttctgTGTCTTTCAGAAATAAGGATTGgattgaagatggattgaagaagACCTCTTCATCCAGGAGTTCTGAAAATCTGGATGAATCGAGTGGTTGGACGTCAAGGCTTAGATCTAGAGCTGGTAATGTTAACTTTGCATTAATGGGAAAGAGTTGCTCTCCTCGGGGTAAGAGGAAACTTATATATGACGAGGATGAGTCAGGAGAAGGATCCGAGGTGAATGGTAGTGAAATgaataacaagaaggaagagttTAAAGAGGCAACATCAACTGTAGTTAAGGAGAATATGGTCGTTAATGATGAAACCAACGGTTTGAAGGCTCACAAGGCTGATAATCAACCAACTCCGTCTTCTGATAAAGTAGAACAAAACAATGATATGAATGTTGAAGATCAAAATGACACGGAAGTTACTCCAGTTAGTTTTAGACAGGAAACTGAGGAAGGGGAGGGGCAAAGGGCGGGTAGTTTGAAATTTGATGTGAAGCAGAGTGGAAGCAAGTATGTGGAGACAATGGCGGAATTTGATGAGCAGCTGAAAAAAGTAGGTAGTGAAAAGGAAGAAGGGAACCAAGTAAATGCTGTGGAAATGGAGGAAATTCAGGCAGAACAATTAGATATATGTGGGTCTTGTGAGGACAAGGATACCTCGCTAGGCGACCTTGGTGGAGAGCCTGTAGTGGATGAGAATAATACAAAGATGGATGAGAATAGCACAAAGATGGATGAGAATAACACAAAGATGGATGAGAATAATATAAAGATGGATGAGTTGAAACAATTTCGAACTGGTACTCCCTACAAGACTCGGATAAGAGAAGGGCGAAGATGTGGTTTGTGTGGCGGAGGGACTGATGGAAAACCTGCAAGAAAGTTGGTCCATTATTCGGCTGAGAGTGATGATGAGGCATATGGGGGGTCATCAGCTTCAGAGGAGATCAATATCAGTTATAATGTGTTGGATGGCTTTGTGGACGAACCTGGCTGGCTTGGACGTCTTTTGGGTCCCATAAACGATCGCTTTGGCATTGCTGGTGTATGGGTTCATCAAAACTGTGCTGTGTGGAGTCCAGAG GTGTATTTTGCCGGTTTAGGATGCCTGAAAAATGTAAAAGCAGCTCTTTGTAGGGGAAGATCATTGAAATGCAGCCGCTGTGGGAGGCCAGGAGCAACTATTGGATGCCGTGTCGATCGATGTCCTAAAACTTACCACTTG CCTTGTGCGCGAGTTGAGGGTTGCGTTTTTGATCACCGCAAGTTTCTCATAGCTTGTGAAGATCATCGACACTTTTTCCAACCCCATCATTTGAAGTGGATGAAAAAGCTGAAAATTCAGAAAATGAAGTTGGAAATGATGAAGATTTCACATGACGCTTCACGTAAGGATCTTGAGGTAGAGGAAAAATGGTTGGAGAACTGTGGTGAGGATGAAGAGTTCTTGAAACGTGAGGGAAAGAGGCTACATCGAGATCTCCTGAGAATTGCACCTGTGTATATTGGAGGTTCTAACTCGGAAAATGAAAAAATACACCAGGGTTGGGAATCTGTTGCTGGCCTTCAAGACGTCATCCAATGTATGAAGGAGGTTGTCATATTGCCTCTTCTGTATCCAGAGTTGTTTAGTACTTTAGGGATTACACCACCTAGAGGAGTTCTTTTGCATGGTTATCCTGGAACAGGAAAAACGCTAGTAGTGCGAGCGTTGATTGGTTCATGTGCTCGTGGTGATAAGCGGATAGCGTATTTTGCTCGTAAGGGTGCAGATTGTTTAGGAAAGTATGTTGGTGATGCCGAGCGCCAGCTAAGACTCCTGTTTCAGGTTGCTGAGAAATCTCAGCCGTCTATAATATTTTTTGACGAGATTGATGGGTTGGCACCATGTCGGACGAGGCAGCAAGATCAAACACATAACTCTGTTGTGTCAACTTTGTTGGCGCTACTGGATGGTCTGAAATCTCGTGGTTCAGTCATAGTAATTGGGGCCACAAATCGTCCTGAGGCAGTTGACCCTGCTTTGAGGAGGCCGGGAAGATTTGATAGGGAAATTTACTTTCCATTGCCATCAGTTAAAGATAGAGCTGATATTCTGTCATTTCACACTCAAACGTGGCCAAAACCTGTAAATGGGGCGCTGCTGAAGTGGATTTCCCAGCAAACTGTGGGCTTCGCTGGTGCAGATCTGCAAGCTCTTTGTACTCAAGCAGCCATGATTGCTTTAAAGCGGAACTGTGCCTGGCAAGACTTAATGGTATTGGTTGCAGAAAAGAAAGCTAACAATGATAAATGTCCCCCACTTCCTTCCTTTTCTGTGGAAGAAAGGGATTGGTTAGATGCTCTCGCATGTGCCCCTCCCCCGTGTTCTCGTAGAGAAGCAGGAATGGCTGCAAGTGATGTGGTTTCTTCTCCTCTTCAAACTCATCTAACTCCCTGTCTGCTACAACCGTTATCGCATTTGCTTGTTTCCCTTTTTCTTGATGAGCGCATATGGTTGCCACCTTCTCTTTACAAAGCAGCTGAGTTGATTAAAAACGTTATCATCACGGCGTTGGAGAAGCGGCATACGTGTAGTAAATCCTGGTGGTGTCATCTTCATGATTTAGTTCAGGAAGCAGATATTGTCGAAGAAATAGAAAAAAATCTATTTCGTAGTGGCCTTTTAATCGGGCCTTCTAGTGTTGCAGATTCAGATGTGGTAGATGATGATGATGCCAAtaaagaaaatgagaaatttGAACTTCACAAAGTGAATCTAGCTGGCGCACGTGCTAATTTGTTGAGCAATGTTTCATATTCATCAGGCAGAGGATCGGGATTTAGGGTATTGGTTGTTGGATGTCCCAGATCTGGTCAAAGTCACCTTGCCTCTTGTCTTCTCCATAGTTTTGTGGGGCGTGTCGAAATCCAGAAGGTTAATCAGGCTACTATTTCACAAGAAGGACAAGGAGATGTAGTCCAAGGCGTAACCCGAATATTGC TGAAGTGTGCACGCGCGGGCTTGTGCATTATTTACTTACCCAGAATTGATTTGTGGGCCATGGAGGCAAACAATCTGGTTGCTGAAAGCGAGAGTGATACATCTGATAATGCATACAAATCAACTGATACAACAGTGGCTTATGATGCTAGAAGAACTGCCTCACAGGCGTGGAATACTTTTATTGAGCAGGTGGATTCAACATGTTTGTCCACATCCTTGATAATTCTG GCTACTTCTGAGGTGCCAAATCAAGTACTCCCTTTCAGAATAAGTCAGTTCTTTACAAGTCATGTGTCCCACTGTAGCAAATTAGCCCCTTCCGAACACACCGTACCACGATTTCTCGTTCAACTTGACGAGAACTTCGATTGCAGCATGGCAATCAACTCATCTGCAAAAGAGTTGTCATGGCGTTTGGTTCAACATTACGTTCAGTTAATTCATGACCGAACTCATATAGCTAATATATCCAAGGAACATACTGTTACTGCTGCAGTTGTGGATAATCCCATTACCGAGAAATACCATAAAGAGAACGGAGTAGTCGAAGAAGGATCCTACGCTGTGACATCTGGAAGGCGCGTATATATTGGCAACCAAAGTCAGCAACACACTAGCTGTGATGAACCATCTCCAGTGGTGTTAAGATCTACCGACCATCATGAAATTGAGGACACACCAGGTTACTCTCAAGATTCTGTTCCGAAAATTCTCCCAAGTAGAACTTTAAAAGGGAAACCGAGCTTGTTATGTGCAATATCTACATTTGGGTATCAAATTCTGCGATATCCTCATTTCTCAGAACTCTGTTGGACTACATCGAAACTAAAAGAAGGTCCTTGTACAAATATAAATGGGCCTTGGAAAGGTTGGCCATTTAATGCATGTATTATTCGTCCCAAGATATCGATGGAGAGTGTAGCTGTTAGCTGGGACTCTAGTGATACAAAAAACAGAGAGAATTCTGGTGTTGTCAGAGGGCTTATAGCTGTTGGTATGTTGGCATATCAAGGTGCTTATACATCAGTTATAGAAGTTTCCTCTAATGTTCGAAAGGTTCTTGAGCTCTTAGTTGAACAGATCAATGCAAAAATTTCGAGTGGGAAAGATAGAAATCGgttccttcgtcttctttctcaaGTTGCTTATCTAGAAGATCTGGTGTACAGCTGGGCATACACACTTCAGAG TTTAGAGTTGGACAGTCGAATTCCCCTGTCAAGCACAGATGCGGTATTGGGGGGTTCTTCGGAATTCCTAACTGGAAGTAAACCATGCATATTAGGAATTTCTGAAAAGAACTCCGATGAAGTAAAAATGCATGGACAGAGTCCTCCGAGATTTGTGATCAAAAATGACAAATGCATTGATTCTATAACGGAATTTACTAATCTTGGTTTACTCAACTCTGAGGTGAGAACCACAGTGGCCATGGAGCAGTCTGAACAGTCGGTGTTTTCGGATCACTCTTCTCCTGTTCTGCCTCAAAGTTCTTCCTTGGTTGCAAACTCGCTTACCGTTGAAATCACTTCCACCACATGTAGGAAGACCAATGAATTTATAGGTggtctatctgaaaagcatgtctcAGTTGCAGTCCATCGTGAAGGTTTTGAGTCGTCAAATGGTGTGGGACAGGAAGAAATAACTTTTCCATCTGAGGATAGTGTTTGTAATGAATCAGGTGGCAATATGAACTCCAGAACTGAAAGTGTCAGCTACCATTCTAATGGTCTTGCAATGGGAGAGACTGACATTTCTAATCGGAGGGTGGATATTCATGATGATCCTGATAAAGATGTCAATTCTAACTCTAACAAAAACAGTGATGTTTCAGCTGTCTCTGGGGTAACTTGTTTTTATAATTGTTGCTCTGACTGCGTATATAAGATCAACGGCTTGATTCAGAAGCTTCTCATTCACGAGAAGGAGAAAAAGGGAAACAGCTGGACTGTAGAAGATGTTCATGATGCTGTTTCATCCTTGTCTGTCAATCTTCTGTCATCCGTTAGAAAATTTTGTGCTGCCGCAAGTGCTATTGGTTCAGAATTTCTTGAAGATGAAGTTGGACCTGAAGGTCGAGAAAACTCTTGTGCATGTCCAGGAGTTGGCCATTTTAATAAGACGTCTGGGAACCGCAGAAGTACTGGTAAAGGGGTAGTTTTATCAATGGAGTGTAGTTGTCACATAGAAAGCAAGACTATCACTGCAAAGACAGATAAATGTTTAAACTCTCAATTGGAGTTAGGATTAAGATTTTTTTTCAGAAACAATGTACTAATCCCTTTAGATTCTGACAAGGATGTTTTATTTCATTGCAAAGTTGAGAATTTGTGCCTCAGTTCTCTTATAGAGCTAGTTTTGAAGATCAAGCAGCCCTTAGATTGA
- the LOC113307925 gene encoding E3 SUMO-protein ligase MMS21: protein MASTSNRHVEGTAGRIKTASSNIFNDNQALVGEIRKVSTMVKGVAVDLEKENRSQMVKELEDAVIELLKTSNDCAHFSSAVQTVGNSYQPGEGLTDFKKLFDEEETKTKAANPLNLQNNSSLRQFREAIWNVHHAGQSMPGDEQEDIVMTSTQTSILNITCPVSGKPITELQDPVRSMDCKHIYEMKFVLHYIKKERPPCKCPVAGCPKILQAERVVCDPLLLLDIDEYRSTNIQTARPTMVEDFTELEEDE from the exons atGGCTTCAACCTCTAATCGCCATGTCGAGGGTACTGCTGGTAGGATCAAAACAGCCTCTAGCAATATTTTCAATGATAATCAGGCTCTCGTCGGT GAAATTAGGAAAGTTTCGACGATGGTTAAAGGAGTAGCCGTCGATTTGGAGAAAGAGAATCGATCTCAAATG GTGAAAGAGCTTGAAGATGCTGTCATCGAGTTACTGAAAACATCGAATGATTGCGCACATTTCTCATCTGCAGTCCAAACTGTTGGGAATTCTTACCAACCTGGAGAAGGG TTAACGGATTTTAAGAAATTGTTTGACGAGGAAGAAACGAAAACGAAGGCTGCTAACCCATTGAATCTTCAGAACAATTCATCTCTACGTCAGTTCAGAGAAGCTATTTGG AATGTTCACCATGCAGGTCAGTCAATGCCTGGTGACGAGCAGGAGGACATCGTCATGACAAGCACTCAGACCAGCATTTTAAATATCACATGCCCAGTAAGTGGAAAGCCTATTACTGAACTACAAGACCCTGTTCGGAG TATGGATTgcaaacatatttatgaaatgaaGTTCGTATTGCACTATATTAAGAAAGAAAGGCCACCTTGCAAGTGCCCTGTAGCAG GTTGCCCCAAGATATTGCAGGCTGAAAGAGTTGTCTGTGACCCATTATTGCTCCTGGATATTGATGAATATCGCTCAACCAATATCCAAACTGCACGGCCAACTATGGTTGAAGATTTCACAGAGCTTGAGGAAGATGAATGA